Proteins from a single region of Alphaproteobacteria bacterium:
- the ybgC gene encoding tol-pal system-associated acyl-CoA thioesterase yields the protein MTERSGRRTSEATRRHTHAHIMPLRIYFEDTDAGGIVYHANYFRHAERARAEMMRTVGLESRHLWEKEDRIFAIRHAEIDYLAPAYLDDALEVESEILEMRGSSMTARQCVKREGRMLVEMNIVLVCLTGEGKPVRIPDHVRDRLGAFVATVGAGGTEEKG from the coding sequence ATGACTGAACGATCCGGTCGGAGAACGAGCGAGGCAACACGTCGCCATACTCATGCCCATATTATGCCGCTTCGTATCTACTTTGAGGATACGGACGCGGGGGGCATCGTTTATCACGCCAATTATTTCCGGCATGCCGAGCGTGCGCGCGCCGAGATGATGCGTACGGTCGGACTGGAGAGCCGTCATCTCTGGGAAAAGGAGGATCGTATCTTCGCCATCCGCCATGCGGAGATTGACTATCTCGCGCCTGCTTATCTGGACGATGCACTCGAGGTCGAGAGTGAAATCCTGGAAATGCGGGGCAGTTCGATGACCGCCCGCCAATGCGTGAAACGCGAAGGCCGGATGCTGGTTGAAATGAATATCGTTCTAGTTTGTCTCACGGGCGAGGGAAAGCCGGTCCGGATACCGGATCACGTTCGTGACAGATTGGGAGCCTTTGTCGCAACGGTCGGGGCCGGCGGGACAGAAGAAAAGGGTTAG
- the tolB gene encoding Tol-Pal system beta propeller repeat protein TolB, whose protein sequence is MPLPFGLSVLLLVIVLGNFSARAELRIDITRGNIDPLPIAVTAFSGGTEEETSLASDVADVVSADLERSGLFRPIERSAFIEQLSSLAVRPRFGDWRIINAQALVHGRAQLMPDGRLRVEFRLWDVFAEQQISGWAFQTTQDNWRQISHKIADKIYERITGESGYFDSRIVYVSESGSAMNRIKRLAIMDQDGANHRFLTDGGTLVLTPRFSPTSQEITYLSYVNDQPRVYIYNIESGRQEILGDFPGMTFAPRFTPDGNKVIMSLATGGNSEIYSMDLRTRRVRRLTKNPAIDTSPSASPDGESIAFNSDRGGSQQIYVMDSDGGNVHRISFGEGRYATPVWSPRGDLVAFTKMLKGEFYIGVMKFDGSGERLLAKGFLVEGPTWAPNGRVLAFFRQEPQSGPDSGGARLFSIDLTGHNEREILTPLNASDPAWSPLLP, encoded by the coding sequence ATTCCCCTCCCTTTCGGTCTATCCGTCCTGCTGCTGGTCATCGTGCTCGGAAACTTTTCCGCCCGGGCCGAGCTCCGCATCGACATCACGCGGGGCAATATTGACCCGCTCCCCATCGCCGTGACGGCGTTTTCCGGCGGCACGGAAGAGGAGACATCTCTCGCCAGCGATGTGGCGGATGTGGTCTCGGCCGACCTGGAACGCTCCGGCCTGTTTCGCCCGATCGAGCGCAGCGCCTTCATCGAGCAACTGTCCTCGCTTGCGGTGCGTCCCCGGTTCGGCGACTGGCGGATCATCAATGCCCAGGCCCTGGTGCACGGGCGAGCGCAGCTCATGCCGGACGGGCGGCTTCGCGTGGAGTTCCGGCTTTGGGATGTTTTCGCCGAGCAGCAAATCAGCGGCTGGGCGTTCCAGACGACACAGGATAACTGGCGTCAGATTTCGCACAAGATCGCGGACAAGATTTACGAGCGTATCACGGGGGAGAGCGGCTATTTCGACAGCCGGATCGTCTATGTCTCGGAGAGCGGCTCGGCCATGAATCGCATCAAGCGCCTTGCGATCATGGATCAGGATGGCGCCAATCACCGCTTTCTGACCGACGGTGGCACGCTGGTGCTAACGCCCCGCTTTTCTCCGACCTCCCAGGAAATCACCTACCTGTCCTACGTCAACGATCAGCCGCGGGTTTACATCTATAATATTGAAAGTGGACGGCAGGAAATCCTGGGTGATTTTCCGGGCATGACCTTCGCGCCCCGTTTCACGCCCGACGGCAACAAGGTCATCATGAGCTTGGCGACGGGGGGCAATTCGGAAATTTACAGCATGGACCTCAGAACCCGTCGGGTCCGTCGCCTGACCAAGAATCCGGCCATCGATACGTCGCCCTCCGCCTCGCCCGACGGGGAATCCATCGCCTTCAATTCGGACCGGGGCGGCAGCCAGCAGATCTATGTCATGGATTCGGATGGGGGCAATGTGCATCGAATCAGCTTTGGGGAGGGGCGCTATGCCACTCCGGTATGGTCGCCACGGGGCGATCTGGTCGCCTTTACGAAAATGTTAAAGGGTGAATTTTATATTGGCGTGATGAAATTCGACGGGTCGGGGGAGCGCCTTCTGGCCAAGGGATTTCTGGTGGAAGGGCCGACCTGGGCGCCAAACGGGCGGGTTCTCGCCTTTTTCCGCCAGGAACCCCAGTCCGGGCCGGATAGCGGCGGGGCCCGGCTTTTTTCCATCGATCTGACGGGGCATAACGAACGCGAAATACTTACGCCGTTAAATGCTTCTGACCCGGCCTGGTCGCCGCTTTTGCCCTAG
- the tolR gene encoding protein TolR, translated as MGVSVGQNTGRRGRARSRPGMMSEINVTPLVDVMLVLLIVFMVTAPLLTVGVPVDLPEADAPSLTQPEEPLVVSVDGEGRIFIQETETTIAELAPRLAAITGNNPETRIYLRGDRTLNYGRVMEVMGTVNAAGFNRVALVAEVPRPK; from the coding sequence ATGGGCGTGTCAGTTGGCCAGAACACGGGCCGCCGGGGCCGCGCCCGCAGCCGGCCCGGCATGATGAGTGAGATCAACGTCACCCCGCTGGTTGACGTGATGCTCGTGCTTCTGATCGTTTTCATGGTTACAGCGCCGCTCCTGACCGTGGGCGTGCCGGTGGATCTGCCCGAGGCGGATGCGCCCTCGCTCACCCAGCCGGAAGAGCCGCTGGTGGTTTCGGTCGACGGGGAGGGGCGGATCTTCATCCAGGAAACCGAAACGACGATTGCCGAACTTGCGCCACGATTGGCTGCGATAACCGGGAACAATCCGGAAACCCGGATATATCTGAGGGGAGATCGTACGCTCAATTACGGGCGGGTCATGGAAGTGATGGGGACGGTCAACGCGGCCGGCTTCAACCGGGTCGCCCTCGTGGCGGAAGTTCCGCGTCCGAAGTAG
- the pal gene encoding peptidoglycan-associated lipoprotein Pal — protein MKLKLAALFSALLFVSGCQTSPTQTGGAGGTGFGTSGGGAGGSVVSTPQPGSQAALEQAAGDRVFFDFDRYNIDGEAEDTLKAQAAWLESNPSVTVTVEGHADERGTREYNLALGERRANAVKNYLVALGIDDGRITTISYGKERPAVEGSNEAAWAKNRRAVTVVTSSPRS, from the coding sequence ATGAAACTCAAATTGGCGGCGCTTTTTTCGGCGCTCCTGTTCGTATCCGGCTGTCAGACGAGTCCCACGCAAACGGGAGGCGCTGGCGGAACGGGTTTCGGCACGTCCGGCGGCGGTGCCGGCGGCTCGGTCGTTTCGACGCCGCAGCCCGGCAGCCAGGCCGCGCTTGAGCAGGCGGCGGGTGACCGGGTCTTCTTCGACTTCGACCGCTACAATATCGACGGCGAGGCGGAGGATACGCTCAAGGCACAAGCAGCCTGGCTCGAAAGCAACCCGTCGGTCACCGTGACCGTCGAGGGCCATGCGGACGAGCGGGGCACGCGGGAATACAACCTTGCCCTCGGCGAGAGGCGGGCCAACGCGGTCAAGAATTACCTCGTGGCGCTCGGCATCGACGATGGGCGTATCACCACGATCAGCTACGGCAAGGAGCGCCCGGCGGTCGAGGGATCGAACGAAGCGGCCTGGGCGAAAAACCGTCGCGCCGTGACGGTCGTCACGTCCTCGCCGCGGAGCTGA
- a CDS encoding YebC/PmpR family DNA-binding transcriptional regulator, producing MAGHSKFKNIQHRKSAQDKKRAKIFSRLIREVIVAARTGLPEPDKNPRLRAAVAAARTANMPNDNIERAIAKVAGGDDDTNYEEIRYEGYGPGGVAVIVEALTDNRNRTAGEVRAIFSKHGGNLGETGSVSFMFERRGVIRYPAEAGSAEDILEAVIEAGAEDVAHDQDGHDVITAPEDLHAARDTLAARFGEPESAELVWRPANTVEVDEAAAATLLKLLDALDDNDDVQSVAANFEVSDDILERLTA from the coding sequence ATGGCAGGTCATTCCAAATTCAAGAACATCCAGCACCGCAAGTCGGCGCAGGACAAAAAGCGCGCCAAGATCTTCAGTCGCCTCATCCGGGAGGTCATCGTGGCCGCCCGTACCGGCCTGCCCGAGCCGGACAAGAATCCACGCCTGCGCGCCGCCGTGGCCGCGGCCCGCACCGCCAACATGCCAAACGACAACATCGAGCGTGCGATCGCCAAGGTGGCGGGCGGGGACGACGACACGAATTACGAGGAAATCCGCTACGAGGGCTATGGACCGGGCGGGGTGGCGGTGATCGTCGAGGCGCTGACCGACAACCGTAACCGCACCGCCGGCGAGGTCCGGGCCATTTTCTCCAAGCATGGCGGCAATCTCGGCGAAACCGGCAGCGTGAGCTTCATGTTCGAGCGCCGGGGGGTGATCCGGTATCCCGCGGAGGCGGGCTCGGCTGAAGATATCCTCGAGGCGGTGATCGAGGCGGGGGCCGAGGATGTCGCGCACGATCAGGACGGCCACGACGTCATCACCGCGCCCGAAGACCTGCATGCCGCGCGCGACACGCTGGCGGCCCGCTTCGGCGAGCCGGAAAGCGCCGAACTGGTCTGGCGGCCGGCCAACACGGTCGAGGTGGATGAGGCGGCGGCGGCGACACTTCTCAAGCTGCTGGACGCGCTTGACGACAACGACGATGTGCAATCGGTCGCCGCCAATTTCGAGGTGTCCGATGACATCCTCGAACGACTGACGGCATGA
- the ybgF gene encoding tol-pal system protein YbgF: protein MPVAILGLALAVSGGVGPVCAQSGELAPVVTRLERLEADLNALQKQVYRGEKPSAVSPASDGAGTGAGTGVGTGAGTGLQAGPVAARLQVKLSDLETQIQELTGRVEEIAHGLERTGHRIDTLQSDLEMRLSALERQGGRGAADFADGSAGSSGVDRPGSAERPAGRSGQVMPLGVTPNPSVPPAATGAGETADMAALPGAVLPPGSAEEQYNHAFSLVIQADYEAAEKALAAFLAAHGTHDLASNAAYWRAETFYVRKNFAEAAVRFAESYKQYPDGTKAPDSLLKLGMSLASLEKTEEACKSFAELARRYPEAPARIQQHASRERARLGCP from the coding sequence ATGCCTGTGGCGATCCTCGGGCTGGCCCTGGCGGTCTCGGGCGGAGTTGGCCCGGTGTGCGCCCAGTCGGGCGAACTCGCGCCGGTGGTTACCCGGCTCGAGCGGCTCGAGGCCGACCTGAACGCGCTCCAGAAACAGGTCTACCGTGGCGAGAAACCGTCCGCCGTATCGCCTGCGAGCGATGGCGCGGGCACTGGCGCGGGCACTGGCGTGGGCACTGGCGCAGGCACTGGGCTTCAGGCGGGCCCCGTCGCGGCGCGGCTTCAGGTGAAGCTGAGCGATCTCGAGACTCAGATCCAGGAACTGACCGGTCGTGTCGAGGAAATCGCGCACGGGCTGGAACGCACCGGCCATCGTATCGATACGTTGCAGAGCGACCTCGAGATGCGCCTTTCGGCCCTCGAACGCCAGGGTGGCCGCGGGGCCGCGGACTTCGCCGACGGAAGCGCCGGCAGCTCCGGCGTTGACCGGCCAGGGTCGGCCGAACGCCCGGCCGGACGCTCGGGGCAGGTCATGCCCCTTGGTGTCACGCCCAACCCGTCCGTGCCACCGGCAGCGACCGGTGCCGGCGAGACGGCCGATATGGCGGCCTTGCCGGGCGCCGTCCTGCCGCCCGGGTCGGCGGAAGAGCAGTACAACCACGCCTTTTCTCTCGTCATCCAGGCCGATTACGAGGCGGCCGAAAAGGCGCTGGCGGCGTTTCTCGCCGCCCATGGCACGCATGACCTTGCGAGCAATGCCGCTTATTGGCGGGCAGAGACTTTTTACGTCCGCAAGAATTTCGCCGAGGCCGCCGTCCGGTTCGCGGAAAGCTACAAGCAATATCCCGACGGTACGAAGGCGCCTGACAGCCTGCTGAAACTCGGTATGTCGCTCGCGTCGCTCGAAAAAACGGAGGAGGCCTGCAAGTCCTTCGCCGAACTCGCGCGGCGCTATCCCGAGGCGCCTGCGCGCATTCAGCAACATGCCAGCCGCGAACGCGCGCGACTTGGCTGCCCCTGA
- a CDS encoding energy transducer TonB — MADLTNRAGEAGDAGDAPGAAARPDDHPRQGNGARTMRRGALFSALVHVAVLLVAVFGIPSVLEDRIGPTPPIPVEMVTIDDETRAPVPMAEPEPEPQPEPQPEPEPAPAPAPAPEPAPPAASPAAPPSPAPSPAPREVVPAAPPPVPPPVPKPEARPKPPPERPSPAPQTAAAPRKKPAPERQKPAADEFMSVLRTVEELKSQAPHQEKQQESADRAPEPPQSQPSVSPARRLTMSELDAVRAQIARCWNIPAGARDAENLVVEIWVAMLPDGRVSDARIVDRDRAGRDPFFRAAAESALRAVLNPQCSPLRLPPEKYEVWRTMTLAFNPKEMFGS; from the coding sequence GTGGCTGACTTGACCAATCGGGCAGGTGAGGCGGGTGATGCGGGTGATGCGCCCGGCGCGGCGGCTCGCCCGGACGACCATCCCCGACAGGGAAACGGCGCGAGGACCATGCGGCGCGGCGCACTCTTTTCAGCCTTGGTTCATGTCGCGGTACTCCTGGTCGCGGTCTTCGGGATTCCAAGCGTGCTCGAGGACCGGATCGGCCCGACGCCGCCCATCCCTGTCGAAATGGTGACAATCGACGACGAGACCCGCGCGCCGGTCCCGATGGCCGAGCCCGAGCCCGAGCCCCAACCCGAGCCCCAACCCGAGCCCGAGCCGGCACCCGCGCCGGCACCGGCGCCGGAACCGGCGCCGCCGGCCGCATCACCCGCCGCGCCGCCCAGCCCGGCCCCGTCACCCGCCCCGCGCGAGGTGGTTCCGGCCGCCCCGCCGCCCGTGCCGCCGCCCGTGCCGAAGCCCGAGGCCAGGCCGAAGCCGCCGCCCGAGCGGCCGTCTCCGGCCCCCCAAACGGCGGCCGCGCCGCGAAAAAAACCCGCGCCGGAGCGCCAGAAGCCGGCCGCCGACGAGTTCATGTCCGTCCTCAGGACGGTGGAGGAGTTGAAATCCCAGGCGCCACACCAGGAAAAACAGCAGGAATCGGCCGATCGCGCCCCAGAACCGCCACAGTCCCAGCCCAGTGTTTCGCCCGCCAGGCGACTGACCATGAGCGAACTCGACGCTGTCCGGGCCCAGATCGCCAGGTGCTGGAACATTCCCGCCGGCGCGCGGGACGCAGAGAACCTCGTAGTGGAGATCTGGGTGGCGATGCTGCCGGATGGCCGGGTGAGCGACGCAAGGATCGTGGACCGGGACCGGGCCGGCCGGGACCCGTTCTTCCGGGCCGCGGCCGAAAGCGCCCTGCGCGCGGTTCTCAACCCCCAATGTTCGCCCTTGCGGTTGCCGCCGGAAAAATATGAAGTGTGGCGCACAATGACACTGGCCTTTAATCCCAAGGAAATGTTCGGAAGCTAA
- a CDS encoding TIGR00282 family metallophosphoesterase: MRLLFLGDIMGRAGRDALMEALPDLRAELSLDFVVVNGENAAGGFGITPQICEGLYQTGVDAITTGNHVWDAKEIIGYIGGDARLLRPVNYPKDTPGRGAATYSLADGRRVLVVNVMTRLFMDPLDDPFPALDTVLQTARLGRAVDAVIVDVHGEATSEKMAIGHYLDGRASLVVGTHSHIPTADAHVLPGGTAYQSDAGMCGDYDSVIGMEKEPAMRRFIRKMPTGRVPPATGPATLCGVFVETDDATGLARTVAPLRRGGILAPAGPA; the protein is encoded by the coding sequence ATGCGGTTACTGTTTCTTGGCGATATCATGGGACGCGCCGGGCGCGATGCGCTGATGGAGGCCTTGCCGGACCTTCGGGCCGAGTTAAGCCTCGATTTTGTCGTGGTCAATGGCGAGAACGCCGCCGGCGGGTTCGGCATCACGCCGCAAATCTGCGAGGGCCTGTACCAGACCGGCGTTGATGCCATCACGACGGGCAATCATGTCTGGGACGCCAAGGAAATCATCGGCTATATCGGTGGCGACGCAAGATTGCTGCGTCCGGTGAATTACCCGAAAGACACGCCCGGCCGCGGGGCCGCGACATACTCGCTGGCGGACGGGCGCAGGGTCCTGGTGGTCAACGTCATGACACGACTTTTTATGGACCCGCTCGACGATCCATTCCCCGCGCTTGACACGGTACTGCAGACGGCCCGGCTGGGGCGAGCCGTGGACGCCGTCATCGTCGATGTGCATGGCGAGGCGACGAGCGAGAAGATGGCGATCGGCCATTATCTGGACGGCCGCGCCTCGCTTGTGGTGGGAACCCATTCGCATATACCCACGGCGGATGCGCATGTCCTGCCCGGCGGCACTGCTTATCAGAGCGACGCCGGCATGTGCGGCGATTACGATTCGGTGATCGGCATGGAGAAGGAGCCGGCCATGAGGCGGTTCATCCGCAAGATGCCCACGGGCCGGGTCCCGCCGGCGACCGGCCCGGCGACGCTATGCGGCGTCTTCGTCGAAACCGACGACGCGACCGGGCTCGCCCGGACCGTCGCCCCGTTGCGCCGGGGCGGCATTCTGGCACCCGCCGGCCCGGCCTAG
- the tolQ gene encoding protein TolQ: MENAVVDTVQLAGSMDNASLSIWGLFLQADFIVKSVMIILVLASFWSWSIIFEKSLRLRRLRRDTDAFEAEFWSGTALESLYKDAKSEPEEPMSAVFVAAMGEYERAARKGIAPAGRAWLQQRIERAMDITIGREMERLERYMPFLASVGSTAPFVGLFGPVWGIMNSFQAIGMTKSTSLAVVAPGIAEALFATALGLIAAIPAVLAYNKLSGDLGRYAGRLEAFAGEFIAILSREFEEK, encoded by the coding sequence ATGGAAAATGCAGTCGTTGATACCGTGCAGCTCGCCGGGTCGATGGATAATGCCAGCCTGTCGATCTGGGGCTTGTTTCTCCAGGCCGATTTCATCGTCAAATCCGTCATGATCATTCTCGTCCTGGCCTCGTTCTGGAGCTGGTCGATCATTTTCGAGAAATCACTCCGCCTGCGCCGTCTGCGCCGGGACACGGACGCCTTCGAGGCCGAATTCTGGTCCGGCACGGCGCTCGAGAGCCTGTACAAGGATGCCAAAAGCGAGCCTGAGGAACCGATGTCCGCCGTCTTCGTCGCGGCGATGGGCGAGTATGAACGCGCCGCCCGCAAGGGAATCGCGCCCGCCGGGCGCGCCTGGCTCCAGCAACGTATCGAGCGCGCGATGGACATCACCATCGGTCGCGAAATGGAGCGCCTCGAACGCTACATGCCGTTTCTGGCCTCGGTCGGATCGACCGCACCCTTTGTCGGCCTGTTCGGCCCGGTCTGGGGCATCATGAACAGTTTTCAGGCGATCGGCATGACCAAGAGCACCAGCCTGGCAGTCGTCGCGCCCGGCATCGCCGAGGCACTTTTCGCCACAGCGCTTGGCCTTATCGCCGCGATCCCGGCCGTCCTGGCCTACAACAAGCTGTCGGGCGACCTCGGCCGGTATGCCGGCCGACTCGAAGCCTTCGCCGGCGAGTTCATCGCCATTCTCTCCCGCGAGTTCGAGGAGAAATAG
- a CDS encoding 5-formyltetrahydrofolate cyclo-ligase, with amino-acid sequence MAASASLQEQKAALRAECRARRDGIRAAAAAVESTGAASDGAGASAARHFLELLPGLGLTGAGVAAGYWPHGSEIDPLPFMRSLAADGWTTCFPAIAPNRLTEAPLDFRVWSPDTRPPFSRFRIPAPDENAPSLLPDLVVVPLLAFDDGCHRLGYGGGYYDRTLAALRRISPASRAVGLAFDGQRRDDLPVADHDARLDAVVTEKTVYTGPAV; translated from the coding sequence CAGAAAGCCGCCCTGCGCGCAGAATGCCGGGCCCGGCGCGACGGGATCCGCGCCGCCGCCGCGGCAGTCGAGAGCACCGGCGCGGCCAGCGATGGCGCGGGGGCGTCAGCCGCCCGGCATTTCCTTGAACTTCTCCCGGGTCTCGGCCTGACGGGAGCGGGCGTGGCGGCCGGGTACTGGCCACACGGTAGTGAGATCGATCCCCTGCCATTTATGCGGTCTCTGGCGGCGGACGGCTGGACCACCTGTTTTCCCGCCATCGCCCCCAACCGGCTGACTGAAGCGCCCCTTGATTTTCGTGTCTGGTCGCCGGACACACGCCCCCCCTTCAGCCGCTTCCGGATCCCGGCGCCCGACGAAAATGCACCCTCGCTCCTGCCTGATCTGGTGGTCGTGCCGCTTCTCGCCTTCGATGACGGGTGCCACAGGCTCGGCTATGGCGGCGGCTATTATGACCGGACCCTGGCGGCCTTGCGGAGGATCTCTCCGGCCAGCCGCGCCGTCGGCCTCGCTTTTGACGGCCAGCGCCGCGACGACCTGCCGGTGGCCGACCACGATGCGCGGCTCGATGCGGTGGTCACGGAGAAAACCGTCTATACAGGGCCGGCGGTGTGA
- the ruvA gene encoding Holliday junction branch migration protein RuvA: protein MIARLKGLLDYTDDGRVVLDVGGVGYLVFCSNRTIADLAAPGSPVTLEIETQVREDQIALYGFRDVSERDWFRLLITVQGVGARVALAILSVLPPKDLARAIAAGDKALITRADGVGPKLATRILSELRDKAPAPETGHGFSAAGGAAADDPAARTVEGDAVSALVNLGYGRSEAYGAVARAASRLGDGAGVELLIRDGLKELST from the coding sequence ATGATCGCCAGGCTGAAAGGGCTTCTGGATTATACGGACGATGGGCGCGTGGTGCTCGATGTGGGCGGTGTCGGCTATCTGGTCTTTTGCTCGAACCGCACCATTGCTGACCTGGCCGCTCCCGGCAGTCCCGTGACGCTCGAAATCGAGACCCAGGTGCGCGAGGACCAGATTGCCCTTTATGGATTTCGTGACGTGTCCGAGCGCGACTGGTTCCGTCTCCTGATCACGGTGCAGGGCGTGGGTGCCCGGGTCGCGCTGGCGATTCTCTCGGTCCTCCCGCCGAAGGATCTTGCGCGGGCGATCGCGGCCGGCGACAAGGCACTGATAACCCGTGCGGACGGCGTCGGCCCCAAGCTGGCGACGCGTATCCTGTCCGAGTTGCGCGACAAGGCCCCGGCGCCGGAGACCGGCCATGGGTTTTCCGCGGCCGGCGGGGCGGCGGCGGACGATCCGGCGGCACGGACGGTTGAAGGCGACGCGGTATCGGCGCTCGTCAATCTCGGCTATGGACGCAGCGAGGCCTATGGCGCAGTCGCCCGCGCGGCCAGCCGGCTGGGCGATGGCGCGGGGGTCGAGCTGCTGATCCGGGACGGCCTGAAGGAGCTGAGCACGTGA
- the ruvC gene encoding crossover junction endodeoxyribonuclease RuvC, with the protein MKLIGLDPGLRRTGWGVIEVTGNALVHVANGTVESEASAPLARRLEEIFTGLMAVLAAHRPKSAAVEETFVNRNPSSTLKLGMARGVVLLAPARAGLAVAEYSANQIKKSVVGSGHATKDQIAMMVTTLLPRAEISGHDAADALAVAICHAHMSMTATRIAAGRTDAVAGRFG; encoded by the coding sequence ATGAAACTGATCGGGCTTGATCCCGGCTTGCGGCGCACTGGCTGGGGCGTGATCGAGGTCACGGGAAACGCGCTCGTCCATGTCGCCAATGGCACGGTCGAAAGCGAGGCGAGCGCGCCACTCGCCCGGCGTCTCGAGGAGATTTTTACCGGCCTGATGGCAGTGCTGGCGGCGCACCGGCCCAAAAGTGCCGCGGTGGAGGAGACCTTCGTCAACCGGAACCCCAGCTCGACACTCAAGCTTGGCATGGCGCGCGGGGTCGTGCTGCTGGCGCCGGCCAGGGCTGGCTTGGCGGTGGCGGAGTATTCCGCCAATCAGATCAAGAAATCGGTCGTAGGCAGCGGGCACGCGACCAAGGATCAGATTGCCATGATGGTGACCACCCTGTTGCCCCGGGCCGAGATCAGCGGTCACGACGCGGCCGACGCGCTGGCCGTGGCCATCTGCCATGCGCATATGTCGATGACGGCGACGCGCATTGCGGCCGGGCGGACGGATGCGGTTGCGGGACGGTTCGGATGA
- the ruvB gene encoding Holliday junction branch migration DNA helicase RuvB: MAADEVPGDPLDTSLRPTSLSAFVGQAKLRENLRVFIEAAKKRGDALDHVLFHGPPGLGKTTLAQIVARELGAGFRATSGPVIAKAGDLAALVTNLEPGDVLFIDEIHRLNPAVEEILYPAMEDFQLDLMIGEGPGARSVKIDLPKFTLIGATTRSGLITTPLRERFGIPLRLAFYQTDELERIVSRGAGLLDLALTPDGAREIARRARGTPRVAGRLLRRVRDFAAVSGTKEVDAAAADAALNRLEVDGRGLDSMDRRYLSCIASNYGGGPVGVETLSAALSEQRDVLEDVVEPFLIQQGFVQRTSRGRLLTASAFEHLGLRIPAGLARQLDLLGAEDATGEGEADD; this comes from the coding sequence ATGGCCGCCGACGAGGTCCCGGGCGACCCTCTCGACACCTCTCTGCGCCCGACCAGCCTTTCGGCCTTCGTCGGCCAGGCGAAGCTACGCGAGAATTTGCGGGTCTTCATCGAGGCGGCGAAGAAACGGGGCGACGCGCTGGACCATGTGCTGTTTCACGGACCGCCCGGGCTCGGCAAGACGACACTCGCCCAGATCGTCGCGCGCGAGCTGGGGGCGGGGTTCCGCGCGACGTCCGGTCCCGTGATCGCCAAGGCGGGCGACCTGGCGGCGCTGGTGACCAATCTGGAACCGGGCGATGTGCTGTTCATCGACGAAATTCACCGCCTCAATCCGGCGGTCGAGGAAATCCTTTACCCGGCGATGGAGGATTTTCAGCTCGATCTGATGATCGGGGAGGGGCCAGGGGCGCGCTCCGTCAAGATCGATCTGCCTAAATTCACCCTGATTGGAGCGACGACGCGCTCGGGCCTGATCACCACCCCCCTGCGCGAGCGCTTCGGTATTCCCTTGCGGCTCGCATTCTACCAGACGGACGAACTCGAGCGTATCGTCAGCCGCGGGGCGGGGCTGCTCGATCTTGCCCTGACTCCCGACGGCGCGCGCGAGATTGCCCGGCGCGCCCGCGGGACACCACGCGTCGCCGGCCGGCTGTTGCGTCGGGTCCGCGATTTCGCCGCCGTTTCGGGCACGAAGGAGGTGGATGCGGCGGCGGCCGATGCGGCGCTTAACCGGCTGGAAGTGGATGGCCGCGGCCTGGATTCGATGGACCGGCGGTACCTTTCCTGCATCGCTTCCAACTACGGCGGCGGTCCGGTGGGCGTGGAAACGCTTTCGGCTGCGCTGTCCGAGCAGCGCGATGTGCTCGAGGACGTCGTGGAACCCTTCCTGATCCAGCAGGGCTTTGTGCAACGCACGTCGCGTGGGCGGTTGCTGACCGCGAGCGCGTTCGAGCATCTGGGCCTGCGCATCCCGGCCGGGCTCGCCCGGCAACTTGATCTCCTGGGCGCGGAAGACGCGACCGGCGAAGGTGAGGCGGATGACTGA